The Mycolicibacterium brumae DNA window TCGACCAGGATGGTGTCGACGGTCGCGTCACACGAGATCAGGGTCGCGGTCTTCTTCGTGACCGGGCCGGTGAACCCCAACTGATCCACCGACTGTTCGACGGCTGACCCCCAGCTTGGTGTGGTGGCGGGGCGGATGAGGCTCACGTGGGGCAGGACTCCGCCGGAGGTGGGGCGCTCATACCCGGATAGGTAGGCCCGGATGACCTGGGCGAACCCGTCAGCACGGCGTTTGCCCACCGGGCGGGGATCTACCGACCCGTCCGGGCCCGGGACCGGCCGGCATAAGGCGTCCAGGGCGGCGTGCAACTCCTCCCCCGCCACCACATCCAAATCGAAGGATCCGACGATGCAGCCATCGGCGCCCTGGGTCAGGGTCATCTCATTGAGCGCCTCATCCTCAGCCACCGGCACCGGCGACGCCGGATTGTCGGGGGTGCGGGCGATCGCGATCGCCCGGGCTTTCTTGGCAACCTCACCCGGCGTCGTTTGCACCATTAACGTCGCGACGACGTCGGCGCGCTGCTGCTCGTCGAGGTCGACCCGAGCCCCGATATGAGCCACACCCACACCGATGGCGTCCGCCAACTCGGCGCCCATCCCGGCGAGACGCTGCGCCTGGGTCACCGCCGGCAACT harbors:
- a CDS encoding HNH endonuclease signature motif containing protein; this encodes MFDLLYNPTRVFDEPRLDAVLVAAVGLRNLADHVLASATAAAERAGVPTRRHLRSGAQLLTGLGVVPGTAYRLARVGRAAHELPAVTQAQRLAGMGAELADAIGVGVAHIGARVDLDEQQRADVVATLMVQTTPGEVAKKARAIAIARTPDNPASPVPVAEDEALNEMTLTQGADGCIVGSFDLDVVAGEELHAALDALCRPVPGPDGSVDPRPVGKRRADGFAQVIRAYLSGYERPTSGGVLPHVSLIRPATTPSWGSAVEQSVDQLGFTGPVTKKTATLISCDATVDTILVDGAGAPLDVGRMQRLFSPRIRKALIARDGGCAFPGCGRPASWCDAHHIQAWEADGVTSVDNGVMLCRLFRYRNNRHYAESAVMPILRESVLVSGFSVELLSA